A genomic stretch from Flavobacterium sp. KS-LB2 includes:
- the ruvB gene encoding Holliday junction branch migration DNA helicase RuvB — protein MNENLDPTSNSYNSEELDLEKKLRPLSFHDFAGQDQILENLKVFVQAANQRNEALDHTLFHGPPGLGKTTLANILANELQVGIKITSGPVLDKPGDLAGLLTNLEERDVLFIDEIHRLSPIVEEYLYSAMEDFKIDIMIESGPNARTVQINLNPFTLIGATTRSGLLTAPMRARFGISSRLQYYTTELLTTIVERSATIFKMPISMEAAIEIAGRSRGTPRIANALLRRVRDFAQIKGNGTIDIEIARYALKALNVDAHGLDEMDNKILNTIIDKFKGGPVGLTTLATAVSESSETIEEVYEPFLIQEGFIMRTPRGREVTDKAYKHLGKLNTNIQGGLF, from the coding sequence ATGAATGAAAATTTAGACCCAACATCCAATAGTTACAATTCGGAAGAACTTGATCTTGAAAAAAAATTAAGACCGCTTTCTTTTCATGATTTTGCAGGGCAAGACCAAATATTAGAAAATTTGAAAGTTTTTGTGCAAGCTGCAAATCAACGTAATGAAGCACTTGATCATACGCTTTTTCATGGGCCTCCTGGTTTAGGGAAAACAACTTTGGCTAATATTCTTGCGAATGAACTTCAAGTTGGAATCAAAATTACTTCCGGTCCAGTTCTAGACAAGCCGGGTGATTTAGCTGGGTTATTGACTAATCTAGAGGAAAGGGATGTTTTGTTTATTGATGAAATTCATCGTTTGAGCCCTATAGTGGAAGAATATTTGTACTCTGCTATGGAGGATTTTAAAATTGATATTATGATTGAATCTGGTCCAAATGCAAGAACTGTCCAAATTAATCTAAATCCGTTTACCTTAATTGGAGCAACGACACGTTCCGGTTTATTGACGGCTCCCATGAGAGCTCGTTTTGGTATATCTTCACGTTTGCAATATTATACAACAGAGCTTTTAACTACGATTGTAGAAAGAAGCGCAACTATATTTAAAATGCCAATTTCTATGGAAGCTGCTATCGAAATTGCAGGTAGAAGTAGGGGAACACCGCGTATTGCTAATGCATTGTTGCGTCGTGTGCGCGATTTTGCACAGATTAAGGGGAATGGTACTATTGATATAGAAATTGCTCGCTATGCTTTAAAAGCGCTTAATGTTGATGCACATGGTTTGGATGAAATGGATAATAAAATTCTAAATACTATTATTGATAAATTCAAAGGTGGACCAGTTGGTTTGACTACCTTGGCGACAGCCGTATCCGAAAGTAGCGAAACAATCGAAGAAGTCTATGAGCCGTTTTTGATTCAGGAAGGTTTCATTATGCGAACTCCTCGTGGTCGTGAAGTTACTGATAAAGCTTATAAACATTTAGGAAAACTAAATACAAATATTCAAGGAGGTTTATTCTAA
- the queG gene encoding tRNA epoxyqueuosine(34) reductase QueG, with product MISQKSTYTQFIKSEAQRLGFLSCGISKAGFLEKEAPRLENWLKNNSNGQMSYMENHFDKRLNPTLLVDDAKSVVSLLLNYYPEKLQNPDSYKISKYAYGQDYHFVIKEKLKEFLFSIQSTIGEVSGRAFVDSAPVLDKAWAAKSGLGWIGKNSNLLTQKVGSFYFIAELIIDLDLEYDNPTTDHCGTCTACIDACPTDAIVAPYVVDGSKCISYFTIELKENIPQEMKGNFDDWAFGCDVCQDVCPWNKFSKAHNEPLFNPNTELLSMSKKDWIEITEETFKKVFKNSPLKRAKFQGVKRNIDFLK from the coding sequence ATCATAAGCCAGAAGTCTACATATACACAATTTATCAAATCCGAAGCACAACGTCTCGGTTTTTTATCTTGTGGCATATCCAAAGCAGGTTTTTTAGAAAAGGAAGCACCACGTTTAGAAAACTGGCTTAAGAATAATAGCAATGGTCAAATGTCCTATATGGAAAACCATTTTGACAAGCGTTTAAATCCAACTTTACTAGTCGATGATGCTAAAAGTGTTGTCTCGCTTTTGTTAAATTATTATCCTGAAAAACTTCAAAACCCGGATTCTTATAAAATTTCAAAATATGCGTACGGTCAGGATTATCATTTTGTAATTAAGGAAAAACTTAAAGAGTTTTTATTTTCTATTCAATCAACAATCGGAGAAGTTTCTGGACGAGCCTTTGTTGATTCTGCACCTGTACTCGATAAAGCATGGGCTGCCAAAAGTGGTTTGGGTTGGATAGGCAAAAACAGCAATTTATTGACACAAAAAGTAGGTTCTTTTTACTTTATTGCAGAATTAATTATCGATTTAGATTTAGAGTACGACAATCCAACGACCGATCATTGTGGCACTTGTACCGCTTGTATTGATGCTTGTCCAACAGACGCAATTGTTGCGCCTTATGTGGTTGATGGTAGCAAATGTATTTCTTATTTCACGATTGAATTGAAAGAGAATATTCCACAAGAGATGAAAGGAAATTTTGATGATTGGGCTTTTGGATGCGATGTTTGTCAGGATGTTTGTCCATGGAATAAGTTCTCAAAAGCACACAATGAACCGTTATTTAACCCAAATACAGAACTACTTTCAATGTCAAAAAAAGATTGGATTGAAATTACCGAAGAAACTTTTAAAAAAGTATTTAAAAATTCGCCACTTAAAAGAGCAAAATTTCAAGGAGTAAAAAGGAATATTGATTTTTTAAAATAA
- a CDS encoding LacI family DNA-binding transcriptional regulator has product MKDITLKEIATKLGISITTVSKALKNYPDVSQKTKEAVIELAQKLHYTPNSFAVNLRTKESKTIGLIIPEVVHHFFSNVVNAIINEAEKNGYLVIILQSNETLALEKKQVELLINKRVDGIIMSLSNESNNDDHIKEIMNRNIPFVMFDKIAKLSKCSKVIIDDQKAAFNAVQHLIDNGCTKIAHIRGPLNPQNAIDRYIGYKKALEKNNIPFDNKLVYTCETVTFEEGKYFAKQIINEHPDIDGIFAITDLVAVGALAYFNESKINVPNQVAVIGFSNWFMSQVLTPKLSTVDQPSHEMGIKSFNLLLEEMNSHKEGLPFTPRTIELETNVIVRESSMKFK; this is encoded by the coding sequence ATGAAAGATATAACTCTTAAAGAAATTGCAACAAAACTAGGAATTTCAATAACTACTGTTTCTAAAGCATTAAAAAACTATCCGGATGTTAGTCAAAAAACTAAGGAAGCAGTAATAGAACTTGCTCAAAAACTACATTATACTCCTAATAGTTTTGCCGTAAATTTAAGAACAAAAGAATCAAAAACCATTGGTTTAATTATCCCTGAAGTAGTACATCACTTTTTTTCGAATGTGGTAAATGCTATCATTAATGAAGCTGAAAAAAATGGATATTTAGTTATCATTTTACAATCTAATGAGACGTTAGCTTTAGAAAAGAAACAGGTTGAGCTACTTATTAACAAGAGAGTAGATGGCATCATAATGTCATTATCTAATGAATCCAACAACGATGATCATATTAAGGAAATTATGAATAGAAATATTCCTTTTGTAATGTTTGACAAGATTGCTAAGCTTTCAAAATGTTCAAAAGTTATAATTGATGATCAAAAAGCAGCCTTTAATGCTGTTCAACACTTAATTGATAATGGTTGTACCAAGATAGCACATATTCGTGGACCATTGAATCCTCAAAATGCAATAGATAGATACATCGGCTACAAAAAAGCGCTAGAAAAAAACAACATCCCCTTTGACAATAAATTGGTCTATACCTGCGAAACAGTTACTTTTGAAGAAGGAAAATATTTTGCGAAGCAAATCATCAACGAGCATCCTGATATAGATGGTATTTTTGCAATTACAGACTTAGTTGCAGTAGGTGCGCTAGCCTATTTCAATGAAAGTAAAATTAATGTGCCAAATCAAGTAGCAGTAATTGGTTTTAGTAATTGGTTTATGTCACAGGTGCTTACTCCGAAATTAAGTACAGTCGATCAGCCAAGCCATGAAATGGGAATTAAATCTTTTAACCTATTGTTAGAAGAAATGAATAGCCATAAAGAAGGATTACCTTTTACTCCGAGAACAATTGAATTAGAAACTAACGTTATAGTTCGAGAATCTTCTATGAAATTTAAATAA
- a CDS encoding LacI family DNA-binding transcriptional regulator has product MNNTTLKEIATQLGISITTASKALKGYPDVSEKTKKAVIELAQKLNYTPNSFAVNLRTKESKTIGLIIPTLVHDFFSNVIKGILEEAEKRDYMVIILQSNEKLEFEKKQIELLMNKRVDGILISLSNQTGDFDHLNSIISNNTPLVLFDKIAKLVKCSKVTINDKKAAYDAVCFLIERGYKKIAHFRGSYLPQNAIDRFLGYKKALEDNGIPYDSSLVFVCDNNTDFEDGYENAKKVIDEHPEIDAIFAVTDLVAIGIIKYFNETGISIPQQIAVLGFSNWFMSSVISPKLSTIDQPGFEIGRRSAAVLFDEINLKKKNLPIIFQSIELETNIIERETT; this is encoded by the coding sequence ATGAACAACACCACTCTCAAAGAGATAGCTACGCAATTAGGAATTTCGATAACTACCGCTTCAAAAGCATTGAAAGGGTATCCTGATGTCAGTGAAAAAACAAAAAAAGCGGTAATTGAACTTGCACAAAAATTAAATTATACTCCAAACAGTTTTGCAGTAAATCTTAGAACAAAAGAATCCAAAACCATAGGACTTATCATTCCTACCCTTGTCCATGATTTCTTTTCGAATGTAATCAAAGGAATTCTTGAGGAAGCTGAGAAGAGGGATTATATGGTCATCATTCTTCAATCTAATGAAAAATTAGAATTTGAAAAAAAACAAATTGAGTTATTAATGAATAAAAGAGTTGATGGAATATTGATTTCATTGTCCAATCAAACGGGCGATTTTGACCATCTAAACTCTATCATTTCAAACAACACGCCCTTGGTGCTTTTTGATAAAATAGCTAAGCTTGTCAAATGCTCCAAAGTAACTATTAATGACAAAAAAGCGGCTTACGATGCCGTTTGTTTTCTTATAGAAAGAGGTTATAAAAAAATAGCACATTTTAGAGGTTCTTATTTACCTCAAAATGCGATTGATCGGTTTTTAGGATACAAAAAAGCACTCGAAGACAACGGTATTCCTTATGATTCCTCTCTTGTTTTTGTATGTGACAACAACACGGATTTTGAAGATGGTTATGAAAATGCTAAAAAAGTGATTGATGAACATCCCGAAATTGATGCAATTTTTGCCGTTACTGATTTAGTAGCCATTGGAATCATTAAATACTTCAACGAAACCGGAATTTCCATTCCGCAACAAATTGCAGTTTTAGGCTTCAGTAATTGGTTTATGTCTAGCGTTATATCACCAAAACTTTCAACAATTGACCAACCTGGTTTTGAAATTGGAAGAAGGTCAGCGGCAGTTTTATTTGATGAAATCAATCTTAAAAAGAAGAATTTACCTATAATTTTTCAATCAATTGAATTAGAAACTAATATAATTGAAAGAGAAACAACCTAA
- a CDS encoding carbohydrate kinase family protein, with product MNNLKEKLSIVCFGEVLFDVFPTHRKIGGAPLNVALRLASLGANTHIISRIGTDAIGQELIDYVRMNGVNTTSIQVDEVFNTGEVIVQLNEKGSASYTINYPVAWDKIVCIPEDEIMVKKADALVFGSLVCRDSVSQNSLLEIINYAKYAVFDVNLRAPFYNKEILINLMMQSDFIKFNDDELYEISAFMNSPYHSLEQNILFIAEQTNTKHICVTKGSHGAVLYYNKKMYYNSGYKIEVKDTVGSGDSFLAGLISKLLSDENPQEAIDFACALGAIVAKNEGANPKISAKEINTFMNP from the coding sequence ATGAATAATCTCAAAGAAAAACTCAGCATCGTTTGTTTTGGAGAAGTGTTATTTGATGTTTTTCCAACGCACAGAAAAATTGGCGGCGCACCATTGAATGTCGCATTAAGACTAGCATCACTTGGAGCGAATACACATATAATCAGTCGAATTGGTACTGATGCAATAGGTCAAGAATTAATAGACTATGTTCGAATGAATGGTGTGAATACTACCTCGATTCAAGTTGACGAAGTTTTTAACACTGGCGAAGTAATAGTACAATTAAACGAAAAAGGTTCTGCTTCATACACCATAAATTACCCAGTTGCTTGGGATAAAATTGTTTGTATTCCAGAAGACGAAATTATGGTCAAAAAGGCGGATGCACTAGTTTTTGGAAGTCTCGTATGTAGAGATTCTGTTTCGCAAAATTCCCTTTTAGAAATAATAAACTATGCAAAATACGCCGTTTTCGATGTTAATTTACGTGCTCCTTTTTACAACAAGGAAATACTGATTAATTTGATGATGCAGTCTGATTTCATAAAGTTTAATGATGATGAATTGTATGAAATAAGTGCTTTCATGAATTCTCCCTACCATTCATTAGAACAAAATATCCTTTTTATTGCAGAACAGACTAACACAAAACACATTTGTGTCACCAAAGGAAGTCATGGCGCTGTATTGTATTACAATAAAAAAATGTATTACAACAGTGGCTATAAAATTGAGGTGAAGGATACTGTGGGATCTGGAGATTCCTTTTTAGCAGGGTTAATTTCTAAATTATTAAGTGATGAAAATCCACAAGAAGCGATTGATTTTGCTTGTGCTCTAGGGGCAATTGTAGCAAAAAATGAAGGAGCAAATCCAAAAATTTCTGCTAAAGAAATCAATACATTTATGAATCCTTAA
- a CDS encoding sugar porter family MFS transporter: MNNVRNWSLTVAVAGFLFGFDTVVISGANLPIKELWHTTPLFHGIFIMSMALWGTVLGSLVGGIPCDKWGRKKTLFWIGILFLVSALGSAFAQDPYTFSFFRFIGGIGVGASSVAAPIYISEISSPENRGKLGTLFQFNIVFGILIAFFSNYLFEGVGGENDWRWMIGIVALPAFIYSIIVLQIPDSPRWLILKKRDDVAGMKVLEMIYSKEEALESFQEIKKDLVDTSVKESIFSKKYKLPIILAFLLAFFNQLSGINFILYYAPEILEMAGLGSKESLMNSILIGLTNLIFTIAGMRLIDVLGRKQLMIIGSLGYIISLGMVALAFYNNLGAIVLMSSIMLFIASHAIGQGAVIWVFISEIFPNNVRANGQSFGTGIHWIFAALITLAGPVVIDLFKINPWPIFAFFAFMMVLQLVFVLFMMPETKGLSLEELEHKMVNNE, encoded by the coding sequence ATGAATAACGTTCGAAACTGGTCCCTTACTGTAGCTGTTGCGGGATTTTTATTTGGCTTTGACACCGTTGTAATATCGGGCGCCAATTTACCCATCAAAGAATTATGGCACACCACTCCATTATTTCACGGAATTTTTATCATGTCAATGGCTTTATGGGGAACCGTATTAGGTTCTTTAGTAGGTGGAATTCCATGTGATAAATGGGGTAGAAAGAAAACATTATTCTGGATTGGAATCTTGTTTTTAGTTTCGGCTTTAGGTTCAGCATTTGCACAAGATCCATATACGTTTTCATTTTTTCGATTCATTGGTGGTATCGGCGTTGGAGCTTCATCTGTAGCAGCACCAATTTATATTTCTGAAATTTCTAGCCCAGAAAATAGAGGAAAATTAGGCACGCTCTTTCAGTTTAATATCGTATTTGGCATCTTGATAGCGTTCTTTTCTAATTATTTATTCGAAGGCGTTGGAGGAGAAAATGATTGGCGTTGGATGATTGGTATTGTTGCCCTTCCCGCATTTATTTACAGTATAATCGTATTACAAATTCCAGATAGTCCTCGCTGGTTAATCTTGAAAAAAAGAGATGATGTTGCAGGAATGAAAGTCCTTGAAATGATTTACAGCAAAGAAGAAGCTTTGGAAAGTTTTCAAGAAATAAAAAAAGATTTGGTTGACACTTCTGTAAAGGAATCTATCTTTTCAAAAAAATACAAACTACCAATCATTTTAGCTTTTTTACTCGCTTTTTTCAACCAGCTATCGGGAATTAATTTTATTCTATACTATGCACCGGAAATATTGGAAATGGCTGGATTAGGTTCTAAAGAATCTTTAATGAACTCTATTTTGATTGGATTAACAAACTTGATTTTTACCATTGCCGGAATGCGATTAATCGATGTTTTAGGACGAAAACAACTTATGATTATAGGATCATTAGGCTACATTATAAGTTTAGGCATGGTTGCACTTGCCTTTTATAATAATCTGGGAGCTATCGTCTTGATGTCATCAATCATGTTATTTATAGCTTCTCATGCTATTGGACAAGGTGCGGTAATTTGGGTTTTCATTTCAGAAATATTCCCGAATAATGTTAGAGCTAACGGACAATCTTTTGGGACAGGGATTCACTGGATTTTTGCTGCTTTGATTACTTTGGCCGGACCAGTAGTTATTGACTTATTCAAAATAAATCCTTGGCCAATATTTGCATTTTTTGCTTTTATGATGGTCTTACAATTGGTTTTTGTATTGTTTATGATGCCAGAAACCAAAGGTTTATCGCTAGAAGAATTAGAACATAAAATGGTTAATAATGAATAA
- a CDS encoding glycoside hydrolase family 32 protein encodes MKFANNILLIFVLFSSTLLLFSCKKEESNSIIAINSSEKIKIDSSEQYKEPFRPQFHFSPEKKWMNDPNGMVYYKGIYHLFYQYYPDDIVWGPMHWGHATSTDLIHWTNKKIALFPDKLGMIFSGSAVVDLKNTSGLGTKENPPMIAIFTYHDMAGEKAGRTDYQTQGLAYSLDEGETWLKYEKNPIVKNSGIKDFRDPKVFWNTETNIWNMVLVAGDHAQFYTSENLINWKFESEFGKNIGAHGGVWECPDVFKLKVNGSNEEKWVLLISINPGAPNGGSGTQYFIGDFDGKSFKTNQKEIKWIDNGADNYAGVTYNNTPDGKRIFIGWMSNWLYARNTPTKNWRSAMTLPRELSLEKINNDYVLKNSLVESFNKQSVSEFSKDMFAIKPKQKISFTYDHLNQSEVRFKSASKSLKLVFYNEVNDSLVLNYDAPQKTFSIDRRKSGIVNFEENFGKNIHKTATPNIVSETIDYQIILDWSSIEIFLNEGVYSFTEQIFPKKPYTKMSIQSDEKQEIKNLTIHKIKGIW; translated from the coding sequence ATGAAGTTCGCAAATAACATATTATTGATTTTTGTTCTATTTAGTAGCACATTATTGTTGTTTTCTTGTAAAAAAGAAGAAAGTAACTCAATTATTGCCATTAACTCTTCTGAAAAAATAAAAATTGATTCTTCAGAGCAATACAAAGAACCGTTTAGACCACAATTTCATTTTTCTCCAGAAAAAAAATGGATGAATGACCCAAACGGCATGGTGTACTATAAAGGCATTTACCATTTGTTTTATCAATATTACCCAGATGATATTGTATGGGGACCGATGCATTGGGGACATGCTACAAGCACTGATTTAATTCATTGGACGAATAAAAAAATCGCTTTGTTTCCTGATAAATTAGGAATGATATTTTCAGGAAGTGCGGTTGTAGATTTAAAAAACACTTCGGGTTTGGGAACAAAAGAAAACCCACCGATGATTGCTATTTTCACCTATCACGACATGGCAGGCGAAAAAGCGGGTAGAACAGATTATCAAACCCAAGGATTAGCTTACAGTCTAGATGAAGGTGAAACTTGGTTGAAATATGAAAAAAATCCAATAGTTAAAAATTCCGGTATAAAAGATTTTAGAGACCCGAAAGTCTTCTGGAATACCGAAACTAATATTTGGAATATGGTGTTAGTAGCTGGTGATCATGCTCAATTTTACACTTCCGAAAATTTAATTAATTGGAAATTCGAAAGCGAATTTGGTAAAAATATAGGAGCACATGGCGGTGTTTGGGAATGCCCTGATGTTTTCAAATTAAAAGTTAACGGTTCCAATGAAGAAAAATGGGTTTTACTCATCAGCATAAATCCTGGCGCACCTAATGGCGGTTCAGGAACACAATATTTCATAGGTGACTTTGACGGAAAAAGTTTTAAAACTAATCAAAAAGAGATTAAATGGATTGACAACGGCGCCGATAATTATGCTGGAGTAACTTACAACAATACCCCTGATGGAAAACGAATTTTTATAGGCTGGATGAGCAATTGGCTGTATGCTAGAAACACGCCTACAAAAAATTGGAGAAGCGCCATGACGCTACCAAGAGAGCTTTCACTTGAGAAAATAAATAACGATTATGTTCTAAAAAACAGTCTTGTTGAATCGTTCAATAAACAATCAGTTTCAGAGTTTTCAAAAGATATGTTCGCTATTAAACCCAAGCAAAAAATCAGTTTTACATACGATCATTTAAATCAATCCGAAGTACGATTTAAATCAGCTTCAAAGAGTTTGAAACTTGTTTTTTATAACGAAGTAAACGATTCATTGGTATTGAATTATGATGCTCCTCAAAAAACGTTCTCAATTGACAGACGCAAATCTGGAATAGTAAATTTCGAGGAAAACTTTGGAAAAAACATCCATAAAACTGCTACTCCAAATATCGTTTCTGAAACTATAGATTATCAAATCATTTTAGATTGGTCTTCTATAGAAATTTTTCTAAATGAGGGAGTATACAGTTTTACAGAACAAATTTTCCCTAAAAAACCGTATACAAAAATGAGCATTCAATCGGATGAGAAACAAGAAATAAAAAACTTGACTATTCACAAGATTAAAGGAATCTGGTAG